Genomic DNA from Salvia miltiorrhiza cultivar Shanhuang (shh) chromosome 1, IMPLAD_Smil_shh, whole genome shotgun sequence:
CTGCCCACAAATTAggaaaaatcttgaaaatctgAAAATACAGAGTAGGAACTGTCAAGTACATTCGGCCATATGTGGAAAATTTGAAGTTCATCACCATGATGACAAATTTGTGGTTGTGATAGAGTCTAGGGCATGCACATGTAGAGTTTGGGAATTAAATGGAATTCCATGTGTGCATGCCATAGTTGCCTTAGCATTCTTGAAAGTGGATTCAGTTGCATACATTCATGAGTACTATACTATTGAGAGATATAAATTGGCATACACATTTGGTTTGGAACCTTTAAATGGGAAGAAGATGTGTCCGGATGCTGAGGGCTACACAGTGTTTCCACTACACATAAGGAGGATGTCGGGTAGACCAAAACTGAAAAGGAAGAGGAATTCGGATGAAGTAAACCCAAATAACACCCACAAGCTCAAGAAGAATGGAGTGACAATGACATGTAGGAGGTGTATGCAGCCTGAGCATAACACTCGTACATGTAAGAACGAGGCTGTAGAGAAATAACCGCGAGAGGAAAAGAAGAGAGGCAGGCCACCTAAAGCTAAGAAGCCTCTGGAACAGAGTTGAAAATGGCTCTACATCCTTAGccccaaaaagaaaagacaaGGTTGTGGAAAGAGAAAAAGCAATAGCAAGAAAAGGTGTGGGCTCTATTGTGTTTCCAGAAACTGGAAACATATACTTCAAGGTACTATAACAATCATTGTCCATTGATTTCAATTGTAAGATTAAGTATCAACAACCTAATAACACCTTTTTCATTTAATGGCATAAAGGATGTTCAGTGGAACTGTTTCTGAAATAGCAACCACTGAAGTTTCCATACAAGAAAGTCGGCCATCATGAAGCATTCTGATATTGAAGACTTAATCGAGCTTTTGTAATAGCAATAGAGATGGTTAACATACTCTCTTTTGGATGATTTATGTCCATT
This window encodes:
- the LOC131018896 gene encoding uncharacterized protein LOC131018896, producing the protein MLEDIRCSSMERQVKKLSILENWDDSICPQIRKNLENLKIQSRNCQVHSAICGKFEVHHHDDKFVVVIESRACTCRVWELNGIPCVHAIVALAFLKVDSVAYIHEYYTIERYKLAYTFGLEPLNGKKMCPDAEGYTVFPLHIRRMSGRPKLKRKRNSDEVNPNNTHKLKKNGVTMTCRRCMQPEHNTRTCKNEAVEK